Proteins encoded in a region of the Halarcobacter mediterraneus genome:
- a CDS encoding major outer membrane protein, which yields MKKFAKMSLVAAVAVAGLSTVSSAKPLAEAIKDVDVSGTVVYRYNDYNDDIDGGLGSRTSNNYKIGLTAKAKVNEDVTAVTRFLVAGADGGFAGLDTQNGSDANVDVELSNVYFSYTGLANTTVNVGKQGLTTPWTVAVDSDGNEQTGTGILALSNVGPVTLAAAYFNQTNLNTSGQGTALFDGSENLITVAAMGNIGPVALDAWYLDAEDLFDTFTVGANAKFDLDAVNLGVDARYTSLDLDNVDADNVLYKIKLTAKAGIFDATVGYAGTDEEGGLVALDNDSKTAYQTWNMNPNGKADADFYNVSLGVQALPSLHISANLSDMDYANDMEEQEIYAQVVYKMSKNFKTYVRYGTYEKENSTGKTIDDLRGRLQVQYSF from the coding sequence ATGAAAAAATTCGCAAAAATGAGTTTAGTTGCTGCTGTTGCAGTTGCTGGTCTTTCAACAGTATCTTCTGCAAAACCTTTAGCAGAAGCAATTAAAGATGTAGATGTATCTGGTACAGTTGTATATAGATATAATGATTATAATGATGATATCGATGGTGGTCTAGGTTCAAGAACTTCAAATAACTACAAAATCGGTTTAACTGCAAAAGCAAAAGTAAATGAAGATGTAACTGCTGTAACTAGATTTTTAGTTGCTGGTGCTGATGGTGGTTTTGCTGGATTAGATACTCAAAATGGTTCAGATGCAAATGTAGATGTTGAATTATCTAATGTATACTTCTCTTATACAGGACTTGCAAATACAACTGTTAATGTTGGTAAACAAGGGTTAACTACTCCATGGACTGTAGCTGTTGATTCAGATGGTAATGAGCAAACTGGTACTGGTATCTTAGCTCTTTCAAATGTTGGACCAGTTACTTTAGCTGCTGCATACTTCAACCAAACTAACTTAAATACTTCAGGTCAAGGAACAGCATTATTTGATGGTTCTGAAAACTTAATTACTGTTGCTGCAATGGGTAACATTGGACCAGTTGCTTTAGATGCATGGTATTTAGATGCAGAAGATTTATTTGATACATTTACTGTTGGAGCAAATGCTAAATTCGATTTAGATGCTGTTAACTTAGGTGTTGATGCAAGATATACTTCTTTAGATTTAGATAATGTTGATGCTGATAATGTATTATATAAAATCAAATTAACTGCAAAAGCAGGAATCTTTGATGCAACTGTAGGTTATGCAGGAACTGATGAAGAAGGTGGATTAGTAGCACTTGATAATGATTCAAAAACTGCATACCAAACTTGGAATATGAATCCAAATGGAAAAGCAGATGCAGATTTCTATAATGTTTCTTTAGGTGTACAAGCATTACCATCATTACATATTTCTGCTAACTTAAGTGATATGGATTATGCAAATGACATGGAAGAGCAAGAAATCTATGCACAAGTTGTATATAAAATGTCTAAAAACTTTAAAACATATGTTAGATATGGTACATATGAAAAAGAAAATAGTACAGGTAAAACTATTGATGACTTAAGAGGAAGATTACAAGTTCAATACTCTTTCTAA
- a CDS encoding dihydroneopterin aldolase: MKINIENLSFKCIIGILDFERIKKQKVNINIFFEYDFKKDYFIDYSEVASRVEKKMKEKKFFLLEDAIKYLEKYLNKKYKISNLSIKISKPDILKNCIVSLEN, from the coding sequence ATGAAAATAAATATTGAGAATTTAAGCTTTAAATGTATTATTGGTATACTTGACTTTGAAAGAATAAAAAAACAAAAAGTTAATATTAATATCTTTTTTGAATATGACTTTAAAAAAGATTATTTTATAGATTATTCAGAAGTAGCATCAAGAGTCGAAAAAAAAATGAAAGAAAAAAAGTTTTTTTTACTTGAAGATGCTATTAAATACTTAGAAAAATATTTAAATAAAAAGTACAAAATTTCAAATCTTTCAATAAAAATTTCTAAACCAGATATTCTTAAAAACTGCATTGTTTCTTTAGAAAACTAA
- the plsY gene encoding glycerol-3-phosphate 1-O-acyltransferase PlsY, with translation MDYFLNFNILFYIVAYLAGSIPFGLLLAKIFAGVNIKEQGSHSIGATNVLRVVKETNPSLAKKLSVATVILDALKGTIVILIAMALDASQSTLWAIGVLAVLGHCYSIFLSLEGGKGVATGLGVFLVLLPIPTLIGALVWIICAKVLKVSSLSSLLGLTATVIAALFLNNGLGVNSNAPMYLIAFIIYYKHIPNIVRLIRGEEKKLV, from the coding sequence ATGGATTATTTTTTAAATTTCAATATTCTTTTTTATATAGTGGCTTATTTAGCAGGTTCTATTCCTTTTGGTCTTCTTCTTGCAAAAATATTTGCAGGTGTTAATATAAAAGAACAAGGTAGTCACTCAATAGGAGCAACAAATGTTCTTAGGGTAGTAAAAGAAACAAACCCTTCTTTAGCAAAGAAATTAAGTGTTGCAACTGTTATTTTAGATGCCCTAAAAGGAACAATTGTTATTTTAATTGCTATGGCATTAGATGCTTCACAGTCTACCTTATGGGCTATAGGAGTACTTGCAGTTTTAGGACACTGTTACTCTATTTTTTTGAGCCTAGAAGGTGGAAAAGGCGTAGCAACTGGACTTGGAGTATTCTTAGTTTTACTTCCTATACCTACATTAATAGGTGCTCTTGTTTGGATTATTTGTGCAAAAGTTTTAAAAGTATCTTCTTTATCTTCTTTATTAGGTTTAACAGCAACTGTAATTGCTGCTTTATTTTTAAATAATGGTTTAGGAGTAAATAGCAATGCTCCAATGTATTTAATTGCTTTTATAATTTATTATAAACACATCCCCAATATTGTTAGACTTATTAGAGGGGAAGAGAAAAAATTAGTTTAA
- a CDS encoding major outer membrane protein, translating into MTKITKLSLIAALTVAGTSACAQPLTEAIKNVDVSGTVAYRYNDYEEASDHANNNYKIGLNLSSKVNDDVTANTRFIIGAGTGEASLGTSTDSDRNVDVTLSEVNFTYTGVKGLAVTVGKQAIDTPWTVARDSMGNEQTGTGLVAVYNVGPATLVGAYFNQTNFNTTEASSELTDAGLTALDGSEDIYVVGAMATFAGVTLDAFYADLDDVFDSYTVGLAANYDVSGVKLSPFARYTSLDLDAADLDNNLWQLGLTAKAGIFEGFVAYGETDDEGGVVYFDSGAKTNMDYHWRVTAEGQGDAEYLYVHATADVTDNINVGLFYSEADYTTDNDINEVYAQVKYQMSSNFATYVRFGELSVDNTDEDGSMGRLHVEYSF; encoded by the coding sequence ATGACAAAAATTACAAAATTAAGTTTAATTGCTGCTTTAACAGTAGCTGGAACTTCAGCATGTGCTCAACCACTTACAGAAGCAATTAAAAATGTAGATGTATCAGGAACTGTTGCATACAGATATAATGATTATGAAGAAGCTTCAGATCATGCAAACAACAACTATAAAATTGGATTAAACCTATCATCTAAAGTAAATGATGATGTAACTGCTAATACAAGATTTATCATTGGAGCTGGAACTGGTGAAGCATCACTTGGTACTTCTACTGATTCTGATAGAAATGTAGATGTAACATTATCAGAAGTTAACTTTACATATACAGGTGTAAAAGGTCTTGCTGTAACTGTTGGTAAACAAGCAATTGATACTCCATGGACTGTTGCTAGAGATTCAATGGGTAATGAGCAAACTGGTACTGGTTTAGTTGCAGTATATAATGTTGGTCCTGCTACATTAGTTGGTGCATACTTTAACCAAACTAACTTTAATACTACTGAAGCATCATCTGAATTAACAGATGCTGGGTTAACTGCATTAGATGGTTCTGAAGATATCTATGTTGTAGGTGCAATGGCTACATTTGCTGGTGTTACTCTTGATGCATTTTATGCTGACTTAGATGACGTATTTGATTCTTATACTGTTGGTTTAGCTGCAAACTATGATGTAAGTGGTGTTAAATTATCTCCATTTGCAAGATATACTTCTTTAGATTTAGATGCTGCTGATTTAGATAATAACTTATGGCAATTAGGTTTAACTGCAAAAGCAGGAATCTTTGAAGGATTTGTTGCTTATGGTGAAACTGATGATGAAGGTGGTGTAGTTTACTTCGATTCAGGTGCTAAAACAAATATGGATTACCACTGGAGAGTAACTGCAGAAGGTCAAGGTGATGCTGAATACTTATATGTACATGCAACTGCAGATGTAACAGATAACATAAATGTAGGATTATTTTACTCAGAAGCTGATTATACAACAGATAATGATATAAATGAAGTTTATGCTCAAGTTAAATACCAAATGTCAAGTAACTTTGCTACTTACGTAAGATTTGGAGAATTAAGTGTTGATAACACTGATGAAGATGGAAGCATGGGAAGATTACACGTAGAATATTCTTTCTAA
- a CDS encoding chloride channel protein, with protein MNNKKLHTHLTEQTIMFASITKWIILSSLIGAIIGAIVSLFLKFLEYCENSREVLPFDYYYTLPFALVITVFIVKKFAPSAQGHGTEKVIEAIHKNSGKIDIKVIPVKLFATVLTIFSGGSVGKEGPGAQIGAAASSFIATKLRFSKRDRKKIVICGISAGFASVFGTPLAGAIFGVEILIVGALMYDILLPSIVAGFSAFFVAKMFGISYTYFDIAFYTSFDFNYVLISKVILAGIFFGLVADFIITTLKVSHEYIKKINLHYMLKAFLGGVFIVLLTLIVGEEYLGLGFNTIKESLSSSFEYHENIPWYAFILKTIYTSLTLGFGGSGGVITPVFYVGATSGNFFGWLVDGYIPLFAALGFVSVLAGATSAPIAAMIMAVELFGMDVAHYAALSIIIAFLMTGHRSVFPSQVLSMKKSEALDVNLGEQIDNTEATYTTRFFTNIKRILSLIYMKIKNKKE; from the coding sequence ATGAATAATAAAAAACTACACACACACTTAACTGAACAAACAATAATGTTTGCAAGTATTACAAAATGGATTATCTTATCATCGTTAATTGGAGCTATAATTGGAGCTATAGTATCTTTATTCTTAAAGTTTTTAGAATATTGTGAGAATTCAAGAGAAGTTTTACCCTTTGACTATTATTATACATTACCCTTTGCTCTTGTTATCACTGTATTTATTGTAAAAAAGTTTGCTCCTAGTGCACAAGGACATGGTACAGAAAAAGTTATTGAAGCTATTCATAAAAATTCCGGAAAAATTGATATAAAAGTAATACCAGTAAAATTATTTGCTACAGTACTTACTATTTTTTCAGGAGGATCTGTTGGTAAAGAAGGTCCTGGAGCTCAAATTGGAGCTGCTGCATCTTCTTTTATTGCTACAAAATTAAGATTTTCAAAAAGAGATAGAAAGAAAATAGTTATTTGTGGTATTAGTGCAGGGTTTGCTTCTGTTTTTGGTACACCTTTAGCTGGTGCAATATTTGGAGTAGAAATACTTATTGTTGGTGCTTTAATGTATGATATATTATTGCCTTCAATAGTGGCAGGATTTTCAGCATTTTTTGTAGCTAAAATGTTTGGAATCAGTTATACTTATTTTGATATAGCTTTTTATACTTCTTTTGACTTTAATTATGTTTTAATTTCTAAAGTGATTTTAGCAGGAATCTTTTTTGGCTTAGTTGCTGATTTTATAATTACAACTTTAAAAGTAAGTCATGAATATATAAAAAAAATAAATTTACATTATATGTTAAAAGCATTTTTAGGAGGAGTTTTTATAGTTTTATTGACATTAATAGTTGGAGAAGAGTATTTAGGACTAGGTTTTAATACTATAAAAGAGTCTTTATCTTCTAGTTTTGAGTATCATGAAAATATTCCTTGGTATGCTTTTATTCTAAAAACAATTTATACTTCTTTAACATTAGGTTTTGGTGGAAGTGGTGGAGTTATTACTCCAGTATTTTATGTTGGTGCAACAAGTGGTAATTTTTTTGGTTGGTTAGTAGATGGATATATTCCTTTATTTGCTGCTTTAGGTTTTGTTAGTGTTCTTGCAGGAGCAACAAGTGCACCTATTGCAGCAATGATTATGGCGGTTGAGCTATTTGGTATGGATGTAGCTCATTATGCTGCTCTTTCAATAATAATAGCATTTTTAATGACAGGACATAGAAGTGTATTTCCTTCTCAAGTATTATCTATGAAAAAATCAGAGGCTTTAGATGTTAATCTAGGGGAGCAAATTGATAATACAGAAGCAACATATACCACAAGATTTTTTACGAATATTAAAAGAATATTAAGTTTAATTTATATGAAAATAAAAAATAAAAAAGAGTAA
- the prfB gene encoding peptide chain release factor 2, translated as MDSYEYSELLKLLNKKLENIKNILKPDELNTRLKEIEELESKQDFWNNVDTATKIGIEKNRILAKLSKFNKANEALSGTNELYELANQEKDEETFELLFEEAKELEELIKQTEISVMLSSPDDSSNAIISIHPGAGGTESQDWASMLYRMYLRWAERYDYKIEVLDYQDGEEAGIKDVSFLIKGENAYGYLKAENGIHRLVRISPFDSNAKRHTSFASVMVSPEVDDNIDIEIEDKDIRVDTYRASGAGGQHVNKTESAIRITHIPTNLVVQCQNDRSQHKNKASAMKMLKSRLYELELEKQHAEKNGTEKSEIGWGHQIRSYVLQPYQQVKDTRSNVGYSNVEAILDGDITKIIEDVLISQQK; from the coding sequence ATGGATAGTTATGAATACTCTGAACTTCTTAAGCTTTTAAATAAGAAGCTTGAGAATATTAAAAATATTTTAAAACCAGATGAATTAAATACTCGATTAAAAGAGATTGAAGAACTTGAATCCAAACAAGACTTTTGGAATAATGTTGATACTGCCACTAAGATTGGAATAGAAAAAAATCGAATCTTGGCTAAACTAAGTAAATTTAATAAAGCAAATGAAGCATTAAGTGGTACAAATGAATTATACGAGTTAGCAAACCAAGAGAAAGATGAAGAAACTTTTGAGCTACTTTTTGAAGAAGCAAAAGAATTAGAAGAACTTATTAAACAAACAGAAATTTCTGTAATGTTAAGCTCTCCTGATGATTCTTCAAATGCAATTATTTCAATTCATCCTGGAGCTGGTGGAACAGAGTCACAAGATTGGGCATCTATGCTTTATAGAATGTATCTTAGATGGGCAGAAAGATATGATTATAAAATTGAAGTTTTAGATTATCAAGATGGAGAAGAAGCTGGAATAAAAGATGTATCTTTTTTAATTAAAGGGGAAAATGCTTATGGATATTTAAAAGCAGAAAATGGTATCCATAGACTTGTTAGAATTTCTCCTTTTGATTCAAATGCTAAAAGACATACTTCTTTTGCTTCTGTAATGGTAAGCCCAGAAGTAGATGATAACATCGATATAGAGATAGAAGATAAAGATATTAGAGTTGACACTTATAGAGCTAGTGGAGCTGGTGGTCAACATGTTAATAAAACAGAAAGTGCCATAAGAATCACACATATTCCTACTAATTTAGTAGTTCAATGTCAAAATGATAGATCTCAGCATAAAAATAAAGCAAGTGCCATGAAAATGTTAAAATCTAGACTATATGAATTAGAGCTTGAAAAACAACATGCAGAAAAAAATGGAACAGAAAAAAGTGAAATTGGATGGGGACATCAAATTCGTTCTTATGTATTACAACCTTATCAACAAGTAAAAGATACTAGATCAAATGTTGGTTATTCTAACGTAGAAGCAATTCTTGATGGGGATATTACAAAGATAATTGAAGATGTCTTAATATCACAACAAAAATAG
- a CDS encoding c-type cytochrome, producing the protein MKLLSTLTLTSILSLSLAAAQTTMCYKENHKSMATIEQTSLDGGECKGTKSVQDMKNEGWNVADINIEKTEKGNNYIYVLKKEAEISSLNQQELENKILQRLEKRKEQEIAIKKERIYAQKSKSGETLYKNKCATCHGKNGEEKARGTSRPIKDLNLQDFTLSIRDYNLGTYDRGMALVMKPYATLMDSNDIKNVYVYLQSINKKKEQEKK; encoded by the coding sequence ATGAAACTTCTTTCTACACTTACACTAACTTCTATATTAAGCTTAAGTTTGGCAGCCGCACAAACAACTATGTGCTATAAAGAAAATCATAAAAGCATGGCAACTATAGAGCAAACTTCTTTAGATGGGGGAGAATGTAAGGGAACTAAGTCTGTACAAGATATGAAAAATGAAGGTTGGAATGTTGCAGATATAAATATAGAAAAAACTGAAAAAGGGAATAACTATATTTATGTTTTAAAAAAAGAGGCTGAAATTTCATCTTTAAATCAACAAGAACTAGAAAACAAGATTCTACAAAGACTTGAAAAAAGAAAAGAACAAGAAATTGCTATAAAAAAAGAAAGAATTTATGCTCAAAAAAGTAAATCTGGAGAAACACTTTATAAAAATAAATGTGCAACATGTCATGGAAAGAATGGAGAAGAGAAAGCTAGAGGAACTTCAAGACCTATTAAAGATTTAAACCTTCAAGACTTCACTTTATCTATTAGAGATTATAATCTAGGAACATATGATAGAGGTATGGCATTGGTGATGAAACCTTATGCTACACTAATGGATAGTAATGACATAAAAAATGTTTATGTATACCTACAAAGTATAAATAAGAAAAAAGAGCAAGAAAAGAAATAA
- a CDS encoding DHH family phosphoesterase, translated as MKKDFILNNKINMTDYARALRLIEKSRYILIITHVNPDPDSIGSALALSNFLYENRIKHKVFNVSSDLPQNLDFIPRFDKITDQLPKFYDLAISVDCGSYGRLGITLPKDIPLINFDHHKSNDDFGEVNIVDPMKGSTAEIVYDFFRHNGLYITKASATALYVGIYDDSLAFSLGRCDELTFDKVNHLVEYGANPSDIANKLLRRDSLAKYRIIPKVLESLELYDEGKVATIYAKEEWFKETGAHNRDCEDALDMIMSMQIVKVAFFVRVVNEVSRISLRSKEKIDVSKVAACFGGGGHFNAAGCSLNTIDIEKARKKVLKEVLETTKK; from the coding sequence ATGAAAAAAGACTTTATCCTAAATAATAAAATAAATATGACAGATTATGCAAGGGCTTTACGTCTGATAGAGAAGAGTAGGTATATTCTTATTATAACTCATGTAAATCCAGACCCAGATTCTATCGGTTCAGCTTTAGCCTTGTCTAATTTTCTTTATGAAAATAGAATAAAGCATAAGGTTTTTAATGTAAGTTCTGATTTGCCGCAAAATTTAGATTTTATTCCAAGGTTTGATAAAATTACTGACCAATTACCTAAATTTTATGATTTAGCAATTTCTGTTGATTGTGGAAGTTATGGTAGATTAGGAATTACTCTTCCTAAAGACATACCTCTTATTAATTTTGATCATCATAAATCAAATGATGATTTTGGAGAGGTAAATATAGTTGACCCTATGAAAGGTTCAACAGCAGAGATTGTTTATGATTTTTTCAGACACAATGGCTTGTATATTACAAAAGCTAGTGCAACAGCACTTTATGTAGGAATATATGATGATTCTTTAGCTTTCTCTTTAGGTAGATGTGATGAACTAACATTTGATAAGGTTAACCATTTGGTTGAATATGGAGCAAATCCTTCTGATATAGCAAATAAACTTTTAAGAAGAGATTCTTTAGCTAAATATAGAATTATTCCTAAAGTTTTAGAAAGTTTAGAACTATACGATGAAGGTAAAGTTGCTACAATTTATGCTAAAGAAGAATGGTTTAAGGAAACGGGAGCTCATAATAGAGATTGTGAAGATGCACTTGATATGATTATGAGTATGCAAATAGTTAAAGTTGCTTTTTTTGTAAGAGTTGTAAATGAAGTTAGTAGAATTTCATTACGTTCAAAAGAAAAAATTGATGTATCAAAAGTAGCTGCTTGTTTTGGAGGTGGTGGACATTTCAATGCAGCAGGTTGTAGCTTAAATACAATTGATATAGAAAAAGCAAGAAAAAAAGTTTTAAAGGAAGTTCTTGAGACGACAAAAAAATAG
- the nadC gene encoding carboxylating nicotinate-nucleotide diphosphorylase, whose translation MINIKKFVKNAIIEDNGRGDLFFDVAPKGKFTARAIAKDDGILAGELYAKALAKTEKFDCKFLKHDGDVLKKGDVIAKLEGKASILLSSERTFLNMLQHASGIATMANKFASKIEDLEVALLDTRKTRPQLRDFEKYASRIGGAINHRLGLDDCLMIKDTHMKTIPDLAEFIKKARKRISWVTKIEIECETFEQVKTAMEAGADIIMCDNMEPEQIKKVVKFRDEEHPHVLLEASGNINLDTVRDYALTGVDALSSGSIIHQATWLDFSMKFD comes from the coding sequence ATGATAAATATTAAGAAGTTTGTTAAAAATGCTATTATAGAAGATAATGGAAGAGGAGATTTGTTTTTTGATGTAGCTCCTAAGGGTAAGTTTACAGCACGTGCTATTGCAAAAGATGATGGTATTTTAGCAGGTGAACTTTATGCAAAAGCATTAGCAAAAACAGAAAAGTTTGATTGTAAGTTTTTAAAGCATGATGGTGATGTTTTAAAAAAAGGTGATGTAATAGCAAAACTTGAAGGTAAAGCTTCAATTCTTTTATCAAGTGAGAGAACTTTTTTAAATATGCTTCAACATGCATCTGGAATTGCAACTATGGCAAATAAGTTTGCAAGTAAGATTGAGGACTTAGAAGTAGCTTTATTAGATACAAGAAAAACAAGACCACAACTTAGAGATTTTGAAAAGTATGCAAGTAGAATAGGTGGAGCTATTAATCATAGGCTTGGACTTGATGATTGTTTGATGATTAAAGATACTCATATGAAAACAATACCTGATCTTGCAGAGTTTATTAAAAAAGCAAGAAAAAGAATCTCTTGGGTTACAAAAATAGAGATTGAGTGTGAAACTTTTGAGCAAGTAAAAACTGCAATGGAAGCAGGAGCAGATATTATTATGTGTGATAATATGGAACCAGAACAGATAAAAAAAGTGGTTAAGTTTAGAGATGAAGAACATCCTCATGTTTTATTAGAAGCAAGTGGAAATATTAATCTTGATACGGTTAGGGATTATGCTTTAACAGGAGTTGATGCTTTAAGTTCAGGAAGTATTATACACCAGGCAACTTGGCTTGATTTTTCAATGAAATTTGACTAA
- a CDS encoding M23 family metallopeptidase yields the protein MRRQKNSFGKIVIFLVLAVVIVGIVFVYFSPQFEKQAPKISTENSLFWNTKDEFAISLYDESGIKSYSAYYVSKNGPVVINSQNLSSKQTNVTFNLANIRLDPNAKSAKIVVETTDRSSWNFFQGNSSKKEFVIDIDKRSPIANVVANSYNIRQGGSAVVVVEVKDENLSDKYITFNNEYRFELLPYKKENFYVAIIAWPVWEEDFNRVNLVAEDKASNKTITKVPLYIKDLKIKNDDIKISTSFIQNVSIPVLQKSEIEVPTNEIDIFLKQNRDLRVNNVGTIRSESVNKMSKEMLNKFDIKPFRRLNGSKTFAGFAERRHYYYNGEKIDEAWHLGMDWASIKHAKITTSNEGKVIFNDYLGIYGNTLILDHGFGVQSLYAHTSKSFVQNSDYIKAGDKIALTGSTGAVFGDHLHFGVLVQGIEVNPLEWMDRNWIKTRITNILDEANYIIKSSGK from the coding sequence TTGAGACGACAAAAAAATAGTTTTGGAAAAATAGTTATCTTTTTAGTTTTAGCAGTTGTTATTGTGGGTATAGTTTTTGTTTACTTTTCTCCTCAATTTGAAAAACAAGCACCTAAAATAAGCACAGAAAATAGTCTTTTTTGGAATACAAAAGATGAGTTTGCAATTTCATTATATGATGAAAGTGGTATAAAATCTTATAGTGCTTATTATGTAAGTAAAAATGGTCCAGTTGTTATTAATAGTCAAAACTTATCGTCAAAGCAAACAAATGTAACGTTTAATCTAGCTAATATAAGACTTGATCCAAATGCTAAAAGTGCAAAGATTGTAGTAGAAACTACTGATAGAAGTAGTTGGAATTTTTTCCAAGGGAATAGTTCTAAAAAAGAATTTGTAATTGACATTGATAAAAGAAGTCCTATAGCAAATGTTGTTGCAAATTCATATAATATTAGACAAGGTGGAAGTGCTGTAGTAGTAGTTGAGGTAAAAGATGAAAATTTAAGTGATAAATATATCACTTTTAATAATGAATACAGATTTGAGTTACTTCCATATAAAAAAGAGAATTTTTATGTAGCAATTATAGCCTGGCCAGTTTGGGAAGAAGATTTTAATAGAGTTAATTTAGTTGCTGAAGATAAAGCAAGTAATAAAACTATTACTAAAGTACCTTTATATATAAAAGATTTAAAAATAAAAAATGATGATATAAAAATTAGTACAAGTTTTATTCAAAATGTTTCTATACCTGTTTTACAAAAAAGTGAAATAGAAGTACCAACAAATGAAATTGATATCTTTCTTAAACAAAATAGAGATTTAAGAGTAAATAATGTTGGAACTATAAGAAGTGAATCTGTTAATAAAATGTCAAAAGAGATGTTAAATAAATTTGATATTAAACCTTTTAGAAGATTAAATGGTTCTAAAACATTTGCAGGTTTTGCAGAAAGAAGACATTATTATTATAATGGTGAGAAAATAGATGAAGCATGGCATTTAGGAATGGACTGGGCAAGTATTAAACATGCAAAAATAACAACTTCTAACGAAGGAAAGGTTATCTTTAATGATTATTTAGGTATTTATGGAAATACCTTAATTCTTGACCATGGTTTTGGAGTACAATCATTATATGCCCATACTAGTAAATCTTTTGTTCAAAATAGTGATTATATAAAAGCAGGTGATAAAATTGCATTAACTGGAAGTACAGGAGCAGTTTTTGGAGACCATTTACACTTTGGAGTATTAGTTCAAGGAATTGAGGTTAACCCTTTAGAGTGGATGGATAGAAATTGGATAAAAACAAGAATTACCAATATTCTAGATGAAGCTAATTATATTATAAAAAGTAGTGGAAAATGA
- the nadA gene encoding quinolinate synthase NadA produces the protein MDYKKEILRLKEQLDVTLVAHFYQRDEVFELADITGDSLELAKKAKNTDSKYVVFCGVGFMGESVKVLSPEKTVLMPKVACCAMARMIDEGYYEQNLKQINEAGIPNEDILPITYINSSAAVKAKVGEMGGMVCTSSNAYKIIEKGLESGKKIFFVPDRCLGQNFAKQMSLKSAVVGDGSDLKEADIICYNGFCSVHQLFTVDDVEFYREKYPDILVAVHPECDPSVCDAADFVGSTSQLIKYIKDLPIDQKVVVGTEFNMVNRLREKNTYILSSTKPECPTMNETTLEDVYKTLKSIKDNNINEETLIKVNDETIKWARVALERMLEV, from the coding sequence ATAGATTATAAAAAAGAAATTTTAAGATTAAAAGAGCAATTAGATGTAACTTTAGTTGCACACTTTTATCAAAGGGATGAGGTCTTTGAGTTAGCTGATATCACAGGAGATTCTTTAGAGCTTGCAAAAAAAGCTAAGAATACTGATTCTAAGTATGTAGTCTTCTGTGGTGTTGGTTTTATGGGAGAAAGTGTAAAAGTATTAAGCCCAGAAAAAACAGTTTTGATGCCTAAAGTAGCCTGTTGTGCTATGGCTAGAATGATTGATGAGGGTTATTATGAGCAAAACCTAAAACAGATAAATGAAGCTGGAATACCAAATGAAGATATCTTGCCAATTACTTATATCAACTCAAGTGCAGCAGTAAAAGCAAAAGTTGGTGAAATGGGAGGTATGGTTTGTACTTCTTCAAATGCTTATAAAATTATTGAAAAAGGTTTAGAGTCTGGAAAGAAGATTTTCTTTGTACCAGATAGATGCCTTGGTCAAAATTTTGCAAAACAGATGAGTCTAAAATCAGCAGTTGTTGGTGATGGAAGTGATTTAAAAGAAGCAGATATTATTTGTTATAACGGTTTTTGTTCTGTACATCAGCTATTTACTGTGGATGATGTAGAGTTTTATAGAGAAAAATATCCAGATATTTTAGTTGCAGTTCACCCAGAGTGTGATCCAAGTGTTTGTGATGCTGCGGATTTTGTTGGTTCTACTTCTCAACTTATAAAATATATAAAAGATTTACCTATTGATCAAAAAGTTGTTGTAGGAACTGAATTTAATATGGTTAATAGACTTAGAGAGAAAAATACTTATATTTTAAGTTCTACAAAACCAGAGTGTCCAACAATGAATGAAACAACTTTAGAAGATGTTTATAAAACACTGAAATCTATAAAAGACAATAATATAAATGAAGAAACATTAATAAAAGTAAATGATGAAACAATAAAATGGGCAAGAGTTGCTTTAGAGAGGATGCTTGAAGTATGA